A single genomic interval of Chloroherpetonaceae bacterium harbors:
- a CDS encoding DUF721 domain-containing protein has protein sequence MPYTKAPNRFEVVLDALYGELHFNIAAEEFKAIRLWREVVGSHIARVSEVEKIVDGILHVKVKNSAWRNELTFRKQSIIHQLNHRIGSPFVRDIVFK, from the coding sequence ATGCCATACACAAAGGCTCCAAATCGTTTTGAGGTGGTTTTAGATGCGCTCTACGGCGAGCTACACTTCAACATAGCGGCAGAGGAATTTAAAGCCATTCGGCTCTGGCGGGAAGTCGTCGGTAGCCATATTGCACGGGTCTCTGAGGTGGAAAAAATCGTGGATGGGATACTGCACGTGAAGGTGAAAAATTCAGCATGGCGCAACGAACTGACTTTCCGAAAGCAAAGCATTATTCATCAGCTGAATCATCGAATCGGTAGTCCTTTTGTACGCGATATTGTGTTCAAATGA